A genomic segment from Amyelois transitella isolate CPQ chromosome 15, ilAmyTran1.1, whole genome shotgun sequence encodes:
- the LOC106135685 gene encoding uncharacterized protein LOC106135685 gives MADLYKTKSTTILVPEDVNESVYKLKIFNSSMNVLVHILIGIIVGVTVILVYSFGSPPSWGMLHMLLCVIGYQLLMAEGILSLSPDNGWSSFMKLRDKKRAHWILQIVGSVLAIIGTVMEIMQKNVHFDSLHGKYGLVAMVFTILSLINGLTSLYAYECRKIIPPIVSKVSHSLFGCFAFVTSSISLCYGFDMQWFREWLIIEELGTVIIVFTALFTFIVIINPFAVLYTKYVSKR, from the exons ATGGCTGAcctttataaaactaaatccACAACTATATTAGTACCTGAAGATGTAAATGAGTCGGTTTATaaattgaagatttttaaTAGTTCTATGAATGTTTTGGttcatattttaattggaATTATTGTGGGCGTGACAGTGATATTGGTGTATAGTTTTGGATCACCCCCCAGTTGGGGAATGCTTCATATGCTGCTATGTGTTATTGGA TACCAACTCCTGATGGCGGAAGGAATACTGAGCCTGTCTCCTGACAACGGGTGGTCCTCATTCATGAAACTAAGGGACAAGAAACGAGCCCATTGGATATTGcaaattgttggctctgttctAGCCATTATTGGGACTGTTATGGAGATCATGCAGAAGAACGTGCATTTTGACTCTTTACATGGGAAATATG GACTGGTGGCAATGGTgttcacaattctatcattgatcAACGGCCTAACGTCATTATATGCGTATGAGTGTCGAAAAATTATACCCCCGATAGTTTCCAAAGTTAGCCATAGTTTGTTTGGATGCTTTGCATTTGTCACCTCGTCTATATCTTTATGTTATGGGTTTGATATGCAATGGTTCAGGGAATGGTTAATTATTGAAGAATTAGGAACAGTCATAATAGTATTTACTgctttatttactttcattgttattattaatccATTTGCAGTTTTATACactaaatatgtaagtaaaagATGA
- the LOC106135684 gene encoding uncharacterized protein LOC106135684 — MALTTNHKDDFDAEKIKNSKEMLVPAEDSDVKLKTFNNSLNILSHILIGCTVAISVLYTFREGTMSATRMHIILCVLGYQLLMAESILSLSPHNSWSSSLKLVHKRRAHWILQILGSGLAIAGSIIIYMHKTVHWNTLHGQFALVAVVFTCVSFINGLSSLYAYELRRFIPGILSKITHILFGTVAFVTASISLCYGFDKRSFRNWSTSEMADTFIAFTAIFTFVIIVNPLIVFFDKTVKSFRR, encoded by the exons atgGCACTGACTACTAATCACAAAGATGACTTTGATGcggaaaaaattaagaattcaAAGGAAATGCTAGTTCCAGCCGAAGATTCTGATGTGAAACTGAAGACTTTCAATAATTCTTTGAATATCTTGTCTCACATCCTCATTGGTTGTACGGTAGCAATATCAGTTCTTTATACCTTCAGAGAAGGAACAATGAGCGCCACAAGAatgcatattattttatgtgtcCTGGGG TACCAATTACTAATGGCCGAGTCAATTTTAAGTCTATCACCTCACAACAGTTGGTCGTCTTCACTAAAACTTGTTCATAAACGTCGTGCCCATTGGATTCTACAAATATTAGGATCAGGATTAGCAATTGCCGGCAGTATCATCATATATATGCACAAAACGGTGCACTGGAATACACTTCATGGACAGTTTG CTCTTGTCGCCGTGGTCTTCACCTGTGTTTCCTTCATCAACGGCCTATCATCACTCTATGCCTACGAGCTTCGACGCTTTATACCTGGCATACTCTCCAAAATTACCCATATTCTCTTCGGGACCGTGGCATTTGTTACAGCATCAATAAGTCTCTGTTATGGCTTTGATAAGAGATCCTTCAGAAATTGGTCTACATCAGAAATGGCTGATACTTTTATAGCGTTCACCGCtatatttacatttgtaaTTATAGTGAATCCATTGATCGTATTTTTTGATAAGACTGTTAAATCATTCAGACGATGA